In one Triticum aestivum cultivar Chinese Spring unplaced genomic scaffold, IWGSC CS RefSeq v2.1 scaffold41838, whole genome shotgun sequence genomic region, the following are encoded:
- the LOC123174949 gene encoding rust resistance kinase Lr10-like isoform X2, whose protein sequence is MDLYSSYPLPRWNQPPSSFWEVDHNMEVELDPLSRRQSCFIKCYREVKDHGMYMRVACLSTNDTYVYVLTGYDSCSMEYLQPSCGYLAMTPSACDTPFCEYYELLENASYVDVVKSMRNGFAVKFPFWYDRTSRSIKECIIRQFRDLLQECSEDVSSCVQQILLVDGDFWYCSLLATGFSDDASSNIPFVFFSVKWIAVLCRFVLAPLAVLIFLAHKYWKTRITVDAVEKFLRMQQMLGPMRYAYTDITAITSHFRDKLGQGGYGSVFKGVILPGNVHVAVKMLEGNPNCNGEDFINEVSTIGRIHHVNVVRLMGFCSDEMRRALVYEYMPQGSLDKYIFSAEKSFSWDKLSDIALGIAKGIDYLHQGCDMQILHFDIKPHNILLDNNFVPKVADFGLAKLYPRDNNFVPSRALRGTIGYIAPEMISRSFGVISSKSDVYSFGMLLLEMAAGRRNADPNAANSSQAYYPSWVYDRLTEQEVCEISPVAGMHELERKLCIVGLWCIQMKSNDRPTMSEVIEMLEGGFEGLQIPSRPFFCDDEHTTVPDSYPLLSELTEISEEDEISDSYVSRVL, encoded by the exons ATGGATTTATACAGCAGCTACCCTCTACCTCGGTGGAATCAGCCTCCCTCTTCCTTCTGGGAAGTTGATCACAACATGGAAGTCGAATTGGACCCCCTTTCACGTAGACAGTCTTGCTTTATTAAATGCTATCGGGAAGTAAAGGACCATGGTATGTACATGCGTGTTGCTTGCCTTAGCACCAATGATACTTATGTTTACGTGTTAACTGGTTATGATTCTTGTTCTATGGAGTATCTCCAGCCTTCTTGTGGGTATTTGGCCATGACTCCTTCAGCTTGTGACACTCCATTTTGTGAGTACTACGAGCTACTAGAAAATGCAAGTTATGTAGATGTTGTGAAATCCATGAGGAACGGATTTGCCGTCAAATTCCCTTTCTGGTATGACAGGACGAGCAGAAGTATCAAAGAGTGCATAATACGTCAGTTTCG CGACTTGCTGCAAGAGTGTAGTGAAGACGTCAGTAGTTGTGTTCAGCAAATTCTTTTGGTCGATGGAGATTTCTGGTACTGCTCACTTCTTGCAACTGGATTTAGTGATGATGCCTCATCAAACATACCATTTGTCTTCTTCTCTGTCAAGTGGATTGCTG TGCTATGCAGGTTTGTGTTGGCACCACTGGCTGTGTTGATCTTCCTCGCCCACAAGTATTGGAAAACGAGGATCACAGTCGATGCTGTCGAGAAGTTCCTCCGAATGCAACAGATGCTAGGTCCAATGAGGTATGCCTACACTGACATCACAGCAATCACAAGCCATTTCAGAGATAAGCTCGGTCAGGGAGGCTACGGGTCTGTGTTCAAGGGTGTGATATTGCCAGGCAATGTTCATGTTGCTGTCAAGATGCTAGAAGGCAATCCTAACTGCAATGGAGAAGATTTCATCAATGAAGTCTCCACCATCGGTAGGATCCATCACGTAAATGTGGTGCGTCTCATGGGATTCTGCTCAGATGAAATGAGGAGAGCACTGGTTTACGAGTACATGCCTCAAGGTTCTCTGGACAAGTACATCTTCTCAGCCGAGAAGAGTTTCTCCTGGGACAAGCTCTCCGACATAGCTTTGGGCATTGCCAAGGGGATCGACTACCTTCATCAGGGTTGTGACATGCAGATTCTGCACTTTGACATCAAGCCACACAACATCCTTCTTGACAACAATTTTGTCCCTAAAGTTGCTGATTTTGGTCTCGCCAAACTATACCCAAGGGACAACAATTTTGTGCCATCGAGAGCCCTACGGGGAACTATTGGGTACATAGCTCCTGAGATGATATCACGGAGCTTTGGTGTCATATCGAGCAAGTCTGATGTTTACAGCTTTGGGATGCTGTTGTTGGAGATGGCTGCAGGAAGAAGGAACGCCGATCCGAATGCAGCGAACTCGAGCCAAGCATACTACCCATCATGGGTGTATGATAGACTAACTGAACAAGAAGTGTGTGAGATATCTCCCGTTGCTGGCATGCATGAGTTGGAGAGGAAGCTGTGCATCGTTGGACTATGGTGCATCCAGATGAAGTCTAATGACAGGCCGACGATGAGCGAGGTCATAGAGATGCTGGAAGGTGGCTTCGAAGGCCTGCAGATACCTTCCAGGCCATTCTTCTGCGACGACGAGCACACCACTGTTCCGGATTCTTACCCTTTGTTATCCGAGCTGACCGAGATCTCGGAGGAGGATGAGATCTCAGATTCTTATGTTTCCCGGGTCCTATGA
- the LOC123174949 gene encoding rust resistance kinase Lr10-like isoform X1 codes for MAMPTALKALTFLFVLAVLAPDQSEGQHHQPYCPSFSCGPFRNISSPFRQASDPPGCGYKSYELVCGDTKATIRINNVTYYVSAINYSDSYFWVVDADMDLYSSYPLPRWNQPPSSFWEVDHNMEVELDPLSRRQSCFIKCYREVKDHGMYMRVACLSTNDTYVYVLTGYDSCSMEYLQPSCGYLAMTPSACDTPFCEYYELLENASYVDVVKSMRNGFAVKFPFWYDRTSRSIKECIIRQFRDLLQECSEDVSSCVQQILLVDGDFWYCSLLATGFSDDASSNIPFVFFSVKWIAVLCRFVLAPLAVLIFLAHKYWKTRITVDAVEKFLRMQQMLGPMRYAYTDITAITSHFRDKLGQGGYGSVFKGVILPGNVHVAVKMLEGNPNCNGEDFINEVSTIGRIHHVNVVRLMGFCSDEMRRALVYEYMPQGSLDKYIFSAEKSFSWDKLSDIALGIAKGIDYLHQGCDMQILHFDIKPHNILLDNNFVPKVADFGLAKLYPRDNNFVPSRALRGTIGYIAPEMISRSFGVISSKSDVYSFGMLLLEMAAGRRNADPNAANSSQAYYPSWVYDRLTEQEVCEISPVAGMHELERKLCIVGLWCIQMKSNDRPTMSEVIEMLEGGFEGLQIPSRPFFCDDEHTTVPDSYPLLSELTEISEEDEISDSYVSRVL; via the exons ATGGCGATGCCCACTGCTCTCAAGGCCTTAACTTTCTTGTTTGTGCTTGCAGTTCTTGCACCAGATCAGTCAGAAGGGCAGCATCATCAGCCTTATTGTCCTTCTTTCTCTTGCGGCCCTTTTAGAAACATATCGTCTCCATTTCGTCAGGCAAGTGATCCACCTGGGTGCGGCTATAAATCTTATGAGCTAGTTTGCGGTGATACAAAGGCTACAATTCGCATCAACAACGTGACATACTATGTGTCTGCCATCAACTACAGTGATTCTTACTTCTGGGTAGTTGATGCCGACATGGATTTATACAGCAGCTACCCTCTACCTCGGTGGAATCAGCCTCCCTCTTCCTTCTGGGAAGTTGATCACAACATGGAAGTCGAATTGGACCCCCTTTCACGTAGACAGTCTTGCTTTATTAAATGCTATCGGGAAGTAAAGGACCATGGTATGTACATGCGTGTTGCTTGCCTTAGCACCAATGATACTTATGTTTACGTGTTAACTGGTTATGATTCTTGTTCTATGGAGTATCTCCAGCCTTCTTGTGGGTATTTGGCCATGACTCCTTCAGCTTGTGACACTCCATTTTGTGAGTACTACGAGCTACTAGAAAATGCAAGTTATGTAGATGTTGTGAAATCCATGAGGAACGGATTTGCCGTCAAATTCCCTTTCTGGTATGACAGGACGAGCAGAAGTATCAAAGAGTGCATAATACGTCAGTTTCG CGACTTGCTGCAAGAGTGTAGTGAAGACGTCAGTAGTTGTGTTCAGCAAATTCTTTTGGTCGATGGAGATTTCTGGTACTGCTCACTTCTTGCAACTGGATTTAGTGATGATGCCTCATCAAACATACCATTTGTCTTCTTCTCTGTCAAGTGGATTGCTG TGCTATGCAGGTTTGTGTTGGCACCACTGGCTGTGTTGATCTTCCTCGCCCACAAGTATTGGAAAACGAGGATCACAGTCGATGCTGTCGAGAAGTTCCTCCGAATGCAACAGATGCTAGGTCCAATGAGGTATGCCTACACTGACATCACAGCAATCACAAGCCATTTCAGAGATAAGCTCGGTCAGGGAGGCTACGGGTCTGTGTTCAAGGGTGTGATATTGCCAGGCAATGTTCATGTTGCTGTCAAGATGCTAGAAGGCAATCCTAACTGCAATGGAGAAGATTTCATCAATGAAGTCTCCACCATCGGTAGGATCCATCACGTAAATGTGGTGCGTCTCATGGGATTCTGCTCAGATGAAATGAGGAGAGCACTGGTTTACGAGTACATGCCTCAAGGTTCTCTGGACAAGTACATCTTCTCAGCCGAGAAGAGTTTCTCCTGGGACAAGCTCTCCGACATAGCTTTGGGCATTGCCAAGGGGATCGACTACCTTCATCAGGGTTGTGACATGCAGATTCTGCACTTTGACATCAAGCCACACAACATCCTTCTTGACAACAATTTTGTCCCTAAAGTTGCTGATTTTGGTCTCGCCAAACTATACCCAAGGGACAACAATTTTGTGCCATCGAGAGCCCTACGGGGAACTATTGGGTACATAGCTCCTGAGATGATATCACGGAGCTTTGGTGTCATATCGAGCAAGTCTGATGTTTACAGCTTTGGGATGCTGTTGTTGGAGATGGCTGCAGGAAGAAGGAACGCCGATCCGAATGCAGCGAACTCGAGCCAAGCATACTACCCATCATGGGTGTATGATAGACTAACTGAACAAGAAGTGTGTGAGATATCTCCCGTTGCTGGCATGCATGAGTTGGAGAGGAAGCTGTGCATCGTTGGACTATGGTGCATCCAGATGAAGTCTAATGACAGGCCGACGATGAGCGAGGTCATAGAGATGCTGGAAGGTGGCTTCGAAGGCCTGCAGATACCTTCCAGGCCATTCTTCTGCGACGACGAGCACACCACTGTTCCGGATTCTTACCCTTTGTTATCCGAGCTGACCGAGATCTCGGAGGAGGATGAGATCTCAGATTCTTATGTTTCCCGGGTCCTATGA